The segment AACGTTTGCGGGCGGTGGGCGGCATCAGGCCGATGGCGTAATCGGCGGCCAGCGCACGGCGCCGTTCAGGGGTTTGATAGTTCATGACTCAAGGCACCTGCGCAGTCGCTCCATGCCCCGGCGGATCCAGGATTTGACCGACCCCAGCGGTGCATCAAGGGTGTGCGCCAGTTCGCTGGCACTCAGCCCCTGAAAATAGGCGATGGTGATGCTCTGGCGCTGCATGCCTTCCAGTCGTTCAAGGCAATGGCCAAGGGCGCTGGCCGCCCGGGCGCTGTCCAGTTGCTCATGGGCGCTGGGACTCTCATCGGCCAAGGTGTCTTGCTGCAGGTCACTCAAGGGCAGTTCGCGATGTTTGCGCAGCTGGTCGATGGCCAGGTTGCGAGTGATGGTGATCATCCAGGTCAGAGGGGCCGACAAGTGAGCTTCATAGCGGGGGGCGTTGTGCCAGATGCGCACAAAGCTTTCCTGTACCACGTCTTGCGCCAGGTCGCTGCGGCCCATGCAGCGCAGTGCCACGCTGTGCAGGCGCGGTGCCACGGTGCGGTAGAGGGTTTCGAAGGCGCGGCGATTGCCCAGTGAACATTGGGCCAAGAGCGTTGCAAGGTCATCGGCATCGGTAATTAAAATAGCCACTCTCCCGTCAAACACAGTCAGGGCATCAGACCAGTCGTCGGTTGAGGTTAGTTCAGGCTGTGTGGTTGTTCCAATCATGTGGCACCTCTGTGTCCTGTATACGCAGGCAAGGGCACAGCGGATGCAGCGGTTTTCAATTAAGATTGCGGCCCGTTTGATCCGATAGTGGCACCTGGGAACATCTGCTGGGGTTTTGGGTCATAGACATAGT is part of the Pseudomonas sp. ML2-2023-3 genome and harbors:
- a CDS encoding RNA polymerase sigma factor: MIGTTTQPELTSTDDWSDALTVFDGRVAILITDADDLATLLAQCSLGNRRAFETLYRTVAPRLHSVALRCMGRSDLAQDVVQESFVRIWHNAPRYEAHLSAPLTWMITITRNLAIDQLRKHRELPLSDLQQDTLADESPSAHEQLDSARAASALGHCLERLEGMQRQSITIAYFQGLSASELAHTLDAPLGSVKSWIRRGMERLRRCLES